In Thermotomaculum hydrothermale, a single genomic region encodes these proteins:
- a CDS encoding NuoI/complex I 23 kDa subunit family protein produces the protein MAIKKEVKLKFWDKIYLPAVIKGMGITISHFFKTLFTPPSKRYTIEYPDRRKEDIPEWYRGLHRLNTYPDGTLKCVACFCCATACPADAIYIEPEDLEDFDKEHPKEKAPKVFQIDLHRCIYCGFCEEACPKDAIVLTNHYEIVHTSREAGIIGIEELVKTKREGGE, from the coding sequence ATGGCTATAAAAAAAGAAGTTAAACTGAAATTCTGGGATAAGATTTACCTTCCCGCTGTTATTAAAGGGATGGGGATTACAATCTCTCACTTTTTTAAAACTCTGTTTACTCCCCCCTCAAAAAGGTACACTATTGAGTACCCTGACAGGAGAAAAGAAGATATTCCAGAATGGTACAGAGGGTTACATAGATTGAATACCTATCCTGACGGCACATTAAAGTGTGTTGCTTGTTTTTGCTGTGCAACTGCATGTCCTGCTGATGCTATTTACATTGAGCCTGAAGACCTTGAAGATTTTGATAAAGAGCATCCGAAAGAAAAGGCACCTAAAGTTTTTCAGATTGATTTACACAGATGTATTTACTGTGGGTTCTGTGAAGAGGCTTGCCCTAAAGATGCTATTGTATTGACAAATCATTATGAGATCGTTCACACATCAAGGGAAGCCGGAATTATTGGTATAGAAGAATTGGTAAAAACTAAAAGAGAAGGTGGGGAATAA
- the nuoL gene encoding NADH-quinone oxidoreductase subunit L has translation MTGYVWLIPVFPLIGFLINGLFGRKLPRKAIGIIGSGAILLSFLLACVLFVQMNGSAEFSEHGIRNVLFPWISYGDFNVNFAYLFDRLSGSMTLMVAGVSFLIHVYSIGYMAEEDGYWRYFAYLNLFVFMMLTLVLADNLLLMFVGWEGVGLCSYLLIGFYYTTKVASDAGKKAFIVNRVGDFGFILGMFLIFTLFGSLEFTKIREAIVSAGLKPEHTLGLITLATILLFVGATGKSAQIPLYIWLPDAMAGPTPVSALIHAATMVTSGVYMIVKLNFLFQLAPITLLTIAWVGGLTALFAATIGTVQNDIKKVLAYSTVSQLGYMFLALGVGAFIAGFFHILTHAFFKALLFLGSGSVIHAMHHAFHHAGIHDKDPQDIRNMGGLKKYMPKTYWTFLIATLAIAGFPPFAGFFSKDEILWKAFASNHKILWGIGAFAAVLTSFYMFRLVYLTFLGDFRGTKNEEEALHESPSVMTVPLMALAFLSVVGGWLGFPHIFHLPNLLEHYLEPMVENIGHIHFMHNVSMEWTLMFVSVGLAIIGWLFAKFLYGRKTDAPEKLANTFNYFYKILLNKYYVDEIYFALVVTPVRKIGEFCWLFIDTVIIDGAVNLSAYLARCVGKIYSLYQNGAVKVYALTMLAGILILFWIFL, from the coding sequence ATGACTGGATATGTATGGTTAATCCCTGTTTTTCCGTTAATAGGATTTTTAATTAACGGTTTGTTTGGCAGGAAGCTGCCAAGAAAGGCTATTGGAATTATTGGGAGTGGAGCAATTCTTTTATCATTCCTTCTTGCCTGTGTGCTGTTTGTTCAGATGAACGGAAGTGCAGAATTCTCTGAACACGGCATAAGGAATGTACTTTTCCCGTGGATTTCTTACGGAGATTTTAATGTAAATTTTGCATACCTTTTTGATAGATTGTCAGGCTCCATGACTTTAATGGTAGCCGGCGTCAGTTTCTTAATCCATGTTTACTCAATCGGCTATATGGCAGAAGAGGATGGTTACTGGAGATACTTTGCCTATCTTAACCTCTTTGTTTTTATGATGTTAACACTTGTTTTAGCCGACAATTTGCTTTTAATGTTTGTTGGCTGGGAAGGTGTTGGTTTATGTTCTTATCTGCTTATTGGTTTCTATTACACAACAAAGGTTGCATCAGATGCAGGTAAAAAGGCATTTATTGTAAACAGGGTAGGTGATTTTGGTTTTATTCTTGGAATGTTTTTGATTTTTACCCTTTTTGGAAGCCTTGAATTTACAAAAATTAGAGAAGCTATTGTTTCTGCTGGATTGAAGCCTGAGCATACATTGGGGCTTATCACCCTTGCTACAATTCTATTGTTTGTTGGTGCAACAGGTAAATCTGCTCAAATTCCTCTCTATATATGGCTTCCTGATGCAATGGCAGGCCCAACACCTGTTTCTGCACTTATCCACGCTGCAACAATGGTAACGTCAGGTGTTTACATGATAGTTAAACTAAACTTTCTCTTTCAATTAGCACCAATTACCTTGCTTACAATTGCATGGGTTGGCGGTTTAACCGCACTGTTTGCGGCAACAATTGGTACGGTTCAAAACGATATAAAGAAGGTGCTTGCTTACTCAACTGTTTCACAGTTAGGCTATATGTTTTTGGCGTTGGGTGTTGGAGCCTTTATTGCAGGCTTCTTCCACATTTTAACCCACGCATTTTTTAAGGCTTTGCTATTCCTTGGTTCAGGTTCTGTAATTCACGCAATGCACCATGCATTTCACCATGCGGGAATACACGATAAAGACCCGCAGGATATAAGAAATATGGGTGGGTTGAAAAAGTATATGCCTAAAACATACTGGACATTTTTAATAGCAACCCTTGCTATTGCTGGATTCCCGCCATTTGCAGGTTTCTTTTCAAAGGATGAGATTTTGTGGAAGGCATTTGCTTCAAACCATAAAATTTTATGGGGTATAGGTGCTTTTGCAGCAGTACTAACATCATTCTATATGTTCAGACTTGTTTACCTGACATTTTTAGGGGATTTCAGAGGTACGAAAAACGAAGAAGAGGCTTTACACGAGTCTCCATCTGTAATGACTGTGCCACTTATGGCGTTGGCTTTTCTCTCAGTGGTTGGTGGATGGCTGGGATTTCCTCATATATTCCACCTTCCCAATTTGCTTGAGCATTACTTAGAGCCTATGGTAGAAAATATAGGTCATATACACTTTATGCACAATGTATCAATGGAATGGACTTTAATGTTTGTATCTGTAGGTCTTGCAATAATAGGCTGGTTGTTTGCTAAATTCCTGTATGGAAGAAAGACAGATGCTCCTGAAAAACTTGCAAATACCTTTAATTATTTCTATAAAATTCTCTTAAATAAGTACTATGTTGATGAGATTTACTTTGCTTTAGTTGTTACTCCAGTTAGAAAGATAGGCGAGTTTTGCTGGTTGTTTATAGATACTGTAATAATTGACGGGGCTGTAAACCTTTCCGCATACCTTGCAAGGTGTGTTGGTAAGATTTACTCTCTATACCAGAACGGTGCAGTAAAGGTTTACGCATTAACAATGCTGGCCGGAATACTGATACTATTCTGGATTTTCTTATAG
- the nuoH gene encoding NADH-quinone oxidoreductase subunit NuoH has translation MMEGLLNPQVFMVFKVVVVFIVVLTIVAIATWAERRGAAFIQDRVGPNRVALFGKIRILGLGQPLADGLKLFFKEDLFPLHVDRVLYTIAPIISFIPATMTFAAIPFGKPFVKNGTQYFLSILPPDTNIGVLYIFALAGMGVYGIIIGGWASNNKWSILGAMRASAQVISYELAMTLAVVGVILSTGSLRLDKIIEAQTGMWNIVPQILGAIVFFTAMFAETNRLPFDFAEGESEIIGYHTEYMSMKFSMFFLAEYANMITASGFFVVLYLGGWHFPYLDSTVAGSIIAFVIKLLFVLWTFIWIRWTLPRFRYDQLMRLGWKYLLPLSLINLVIVALFYAYGG, from the coding sequence ATGATGGAAGGTTTGTTGAATCCTCAGGTTTTTATGGTATTTAAGGTGGTGGTTGTTTTTATTGTTGTTTTAACCATAGTTGCCATTGCTACATGGGCTGAAAGAAGAGGGGCGGCTTTTATCCAGGATAGGGTTGGCCCAAACAGAGTTGCCCTTTTCGGGAAGATTAGGATACTTGGACTTGGACAGCCGCTTGCAGATGGGTTAAAGCTGTTTTTTAAAGAGGACTTATTCCCTCTTCATGTTGACAGGGTGCTTTACACAATAGCACCAATAATATCCTTTATCCCGGCAACTATGACATTTGCGGCAATTCCCTTTGGAAAGCCTTTTGTGAAAAATGGAACCCAGTATTTTTTAAGTATTTTACCCCCTGACACAAATATAGGTGTTTTATACATATTTGCCCTTGCAGGAATGGGGGTTTATGGAATAATAATTGGAGGATGGGCTTCAAACAATAAATGGTCTATATTGGGAGCAATGAGGGCATCTGCTCAGGTTATATCCTATGAGCTTGCCATGACCCTTGCTGTTGTTGGTGTTATTCTTTCAACAGGCAGTTTAAGGCTTGACAAAATAATCGAAGCGCAGACCGGAATGTGGAATATTGTACCTCAAATTTTAGGGGCAATAGTGTTTTTCACCGCAATGTTTGCTGAAACCAATAGATTGCCATTTGACTTTGCAGAAGGTGAATCAGAGATTATTGGTTACCATACAGAATACATGAGTATGAAGTTTTCCATGTTTTTCCTTGCTGAATACGCCAATATGATTACAGCATCAGGCTTTTTTGTGGTGCTATACCTTGGCGGCTGGCACTTTCCTTACCTTGATTCAACAGTTGCTGGCTCAATTATAGCCTTTGTTATAAAGTTATTGTTTGTTTTATGGACTTTTATCTGGATAAGGTGGACTTTACCAAGATTCAGATACGACCAGTTGATGCGTTTAGGATGGAAATATCTGTTGCCGTTGTCGTTGATTAACCTTGTAATAGTTGCTCTTTTTTACGCATACGGGGGGTAG
- the nuoE gene encoding NADH-quinone oxidoreductase subunit NuoE yields MALRFDENDVKKLEEIRAKYPNNQACTLPFLHYAQDKFGYVSMDVIKLVAQTLNLPVAHVLSVATFYTMYNKKPVGKYHLQVCTNISCSLLGARRLVDKLQELLGIKPGETTEDGMFTLTEVECLGSCGTAPVIQVNDKYFENLDEKKVEELIESLRKGELDV; encoded by the coding sequence ATGGCACTTAGATTTGACGAAAATGATGTGAAAAAACTTGAAGAAATCAGAGCGAAATATCCAAATAATCAGGCCTGCACATTGCCTTTTTTACACTATGCTCAGGATAAATTCGGTTATGTTTCTATGGATGTAATTAAATTAGTTGCCCAGACACTGAATTTACCTGTTGCTCATGTTTTAAGTGTTGCAACATTTTACACAATGTACAATAAAAAACCTGTTGGGAAATACCACCTTCAGGTTTGTACCAATATATCCTGTTCTCTTTTAGGAGCAAGAAGGCTTGTTGATAAATTGCAGGAATTATTGGGCATCAAACCAGGGGAAACAACTGAAGACGGGATGTTTACCCTGACAGAGGTTGAATGCCTTGGTTCCTGTGGTACAGCACCTGTTATTCAGGTAAATGATAAATACTTTGAAAATCTTGACGAAAAAAAGGTTGAGGAATTAATAGAATCCCTCAGAAAGGGGGAATTAGATGTCTGA
- a CDS encoding complex I subunit 4 family protein — protein sequence MFENHFLSLITFFPLLAVVILLFFPSKEEKGIKVFGIVFSLIHFLISLKLLLNFDYSVYKLQFVERTSWIVSNFLNSQYFIGIDGISLFIVLLTTFLMPIIFLSTYSGITKKVKSFYIHMFLLEVGILGSLVALDLFLFYVFWEVMLIPMYFIIGVWGGERRIYAAIKFFIYTMAGSLLMLLGIMYIYKTTGTFDVTKIYSYHFSLNEQIYLFIAFAIAFAIKVPIFPFHTWLPDAHTEAPTAGSVILAGVLLKLGTYGYLRFAMPMFPDAMVKFAPYVIVLAIIGIIYGALVAMVQKDIKKLVAYSSVSHLGYVMLGLFALTVYGMQGGILQMINHGISTGALFLLVGVVYERKHTRLISEYGGIAKVMPVYATFFMIVTLSSIGLPLTNGFVGEFSILLGTFKSSWQHAWVYTAFAASGVILGAVYMLWMYQRVFFNTEPSEENKKLTDLTKREIAYLVPLVIMIFWIGLYPNFFFKRMQKSVDYYLNMFKAKQVVTVIDNEGGKK from the coding sequence ATGTTTGAGAATCATTTTTTAAGTTTGATTACATTTTTCCCGCTGCTTGCAGTTGTTATACTCTTGTTTTTCCCCTCAAAAGAGGAAAAGGGGATAAAGGTTTTCGGGATTGTCTTTTCCCTTATTCACTTTTTAATATCTTTAAAACTATTGCTTAACTTTGACTATTCAGTCTATAAACTTCAATTTGTTGAAAGGACAAGCTGGATAGTTTCTAACTTTTTAAATTCACAGTACTTTATAGGGATAGATGGCATAAGCCTTTTTATTGTTTTGCTTACAACATTTCTTATGCCTATAATCTTTCTTTCAACCTATTCTGGAATTACAAAAAAGGTTAAATCATTTTATATCCATATGTTTTTGCTTGAGGTTGGAATTTTAGGTTCACTTGTTGCGCTTGATTTATTTCTATTCTATGTTTTCTGGGAAGTTATGCTCATCCCTATGTACTTTATTATTGGAGTATGGGGAGGAGAGAGAAGGATTTACGCAGCAATTAAATTCTTTATCTATACAATGGCAGGCTCTCTTCTCATGCTTTTGGGAATTATGTACATTTACAAAACAACAGGAACATTTGATGTAACTAAGATTTACTCTTATCATTTTAGTTTAAATGAACAGATTTATCTCTTTATTGCTTTTGCAATAGCATTTGCAATTAAAGTACCTATTTTCCCGTTTCACACATGGTTGCCTGATGCTCATACAGAGGCACCGACAGCAGGCTCAGTTATTCTTGCAGGTGTTTTGCTTAAATTAGGTACCTACGGTTATTTAAGGTTTGCAATGCCAATGTTTCCAGATGCAATGGTAAAATTCGCACCTTATGTAATTGTGCTTGCTATAATCGGTATAATTTACGGTGCGCTTGTTGCAATGGTGCAGAAGGATATTAAGAAACTTGTTGCATACTCTTCTGTTTCTCACTTAGGCTATGTTATGCTTGGCTTGTTTGCCCTGACAGTTTACGGTATGCAGGGCGGTATTTTACAGATGATTAACCACGGTATTTCTACAGGTGCACTCTTCCTCTTGGTTGGTGTGGTTTACGAAAGAAAGCATACAAGACTTATTTCAGAATATGGTGGTATTGCTAAGGTTATGCCTGTTTACGCAACCTTTTTTATGATTGTTACCCTCTCTTCAATTGGGCTACCTTTGACAAACGGTTTTGTAGGTGAATTTTCAATACTTTTAGGTACCTTTAAATCTTCCTGGCAGCATGCCTGGGTTTACACTGCCTTTGCTGCTTCAGGGGTTATTTTAGGGGCTGTTTATATGCTCTGGATGTACCAGAGGGTATTCTTTAATACAGAGCCTTCAGAGGAAAACAAGAAGTTAACTGATTTAACTAAAAGAGAGATTGCATACCTTGTACCCCTTGTGATTATGATTTTCTGGATAGGGCTTTATCCAAACTTCTTTTTTAAGAGAATGCAGAAATCTGTTGATTATTATTTGAATATGTTTAAGGCAAAACAGGTTGTTACTGTGATTGATAATGAGGGGGGTAAAAAATGA
- the nuoK gene encoding NADH-quinone oxidoreductase subunit NuoK: protein MVAMVDYAVLSAVLFTIGVVGILIRRNIITILMCIELILNSVNLLFVAFSRFIGNVDGQVFVFFIFAIAAAEAAVGLALVVAYFKLRETIEVDEIKLLKG, encoded by the coding sequence ATGGTTGCTATGGTGGATTACGCAGTTTTAAGTGCAGTATTGTTTACTATTGGTGTGGTTGGAATTTTAATAAGAAGAAACATTATTACTATTTTAATGTGTATTGAATTGATTTTAAACTCAGTAAACCTTTTGTTTGTTGCATTTTCCCGCTTTATAGGAAATGTTGACGGACAGGTTTTTGTGTTTTTTATATTTGCCATTGCGGCTGCAGAGGCGGCAGTGGGTTTAGCGTTGGTGGTGGCTTACTTTAAGTTGAGGGAAACAATAGAAGTTGACGAAATAAAACTTTTGAAGGGATGA
- a CDS encoding NADH dehydrogenase (quinone) subunit D, whose product MTNIKKELDIKTDRMIVNMGPSHPITHGTLHIILELEGETIVGSETRIGYLHRGVEKLGENRTYQKFIPFTDRMNYTSSINNNVGYTLAVEKLLGIQSPPRAQVIEVIACELGRIADHIVCVGINAVDIGAFSAFLYLFKYREFIYDIFERMTGGRLTTSYTRIGGVKRDLDDVTIDKIRQFIKEFPKAVDELEALLTKNRIWYDRTRGIGEFSAEDAISYGYTGPCLRACGVEWDLRKVQPYLGYENYEFEVPVGTRGDVYDRYLVRVEEMRQSVKILEQAIENLPEGPIIVDDPRIVLPPKEEVYNTIEGLICHMKLIMEGVKPPAGEIYSATEAANGELGFYIVSDGEARPYRIRVRPPCFPIFSSFDEQVKGHMIADAVAILGSLNIIAGELDR is encoded by the coding sequence ATGACTAATATAAAGAAAGAATTAGATATTAAAACTGACAGAATGATAGTTAACATGGGCCCCTCTCACCCTATTACCCACGGTACTTTGCACATTATTTTAGAATTAGAGGGGGAAACCATTGTTGGGAGCGAGACAAGGATAGGGTATTTGCATAGAGGTGTTGAGAAATTAGGGGAAAACAGAACCTATCAGAAATTTATCCCCTTTACAGACAGGATGAATTACACCTCTTCAATAAACAACAATGTAGGTTATACATTGGCAGTTGAAAAACTGTTAGGAATTCAGTCCCCACCAAGGGCACAGGTTATTGAGGTAATTGCCTGCGAACTTGGAAGGATTGCTGACCATATTGTTTGTGTTGGAATCAATGCTGTTGATATAGGTGCTTTTTCAGCTTTCCTTTACCTGTTCAAGTACAGGGAATTTATTTACGATATTTTTGAGAGAATGACAGGGGGAAGGCTCACAACCTCATACACAAGAATTGGTGGGGTTAAAAGGGATTTAGATGATGTTACCATTGATAAAATAAGGCAATTTATAAAAGAATTTCCCAAAGCAGTTGACGAGCTTGAAGCACTGTTAACAAAAAACAGAATCTGGTATGACAGAACAAGAGGTATAGGTGAATTTTCTGCTGAAGATGCAATTTCATATGGGTACACAGGTCCATGTTTGAGGGCATGCGGGGTTGAATGGGATTTGAGGAAGGTTCAACCATATTTAGGTTATGAAAACTATGAATTTGAGGTACCGGTTGGTACAAGGGGAGATGTTTACGATAGATATCTTGTCAGGGTTGAAGAGATGAGACAGTCTGTAAAAATTTTAGAACAGGCAATTGAAAACCTCCCAGAAGGTCCGATTATAGTTGACGACCCAAGAATTGTTTTGCCACCTAAGGAAGAGGTTTACAACACAATAGAGGGATTAATTTGCCATATGAAATTGATTATGGAAGGGGTTAAGCCTCCTGCTGGAGAAATTTATTCAGCAACAGAGGCTGCTAATGGTGAATTAGGTTTTTACATAGTTTCAGATGGAGAGGCAAGGCCATATAGAATAAGGGTAAGGCCACCTTGCTTTCCTATATTCTCATCCTTTGATGAACAGGTTAAAGGGCATATGATTGCGGATGCGGTTGCAATTTTAGGTAGTTTAAACATTATTGCAGGCGAATTGGACAGGTAG
- the nuoF gene encoding NADH-quinone oxidoreductase subunit NuoF, translating into MSEIVLFKHLIDPEVRNIENYIKLGGYEGLKKAFTMQPDDIIEEVKRSNLRGRGGAGFPTGLKWSFMPKGEGQKYFVCNADEGEPGTFKDRYIMSENPHQLIEGMVIGGYAMGATVGYIYIRGEFEFVAKILQKAIDEAYEKGFLGKNILNSGFDFDLYVHLGAGAYVCGEETGLINSLEGKPGQPRLKPPFPAQYGVFGKPTTVNNVETIACVPDIIKKGADWFLSIGPEKNNGTKIYAVSGHVNNPGVFELPMGTPLREIIYEHAGGIVGGKKLKAVIPGGSSAPVLGPEHLDIPMDFDSLKKVGSMLGSGAIIVMSEDTCMVEAFTRLAKFYAHESCGQCTPCREGTAWLYKILKRIEDREGKKGDIDLILDICGKIMGRTICPLGDAAVMCIKPAVERFRDEFEYHIEHKKCMVENKIPIF; encoded by the coding sequence ATGTCTGAGATAGTTCTCTTTAAACACCTGATTGACCCGGAAGTGCGCAATATTGAAAATTACATTAAATTAGGCGGTTACGAGGGATTAAAAAAAGCCTTCACCATGCAGCCTGATGACATTATTGAAGAGGTAAAGCGTTCAAACTTAAGAGGTAGAGGTGGCGCTGGTTTCCCAACAGGTTTAAAGTGGAGTTTTATGCCTAAGGGTGAAGGGCAAAAATACTTTGTTTGCAATGCAGATGAAGGAGAGCCTGGAACCTTTAAAGACAGATACATTATGAGTGAAAACCCCCATCAGTTGATTGAGGGAATGGTGATAGGTGGCTATGCTATGGGGGCAACAGTAGGTTACATTTACATCAGAGGTGAGTTTGAGTTTGTTGCTAAAATCCTCCAGAAAGCTATTGACGAAGCCTATGAAAAGGGATTTTTAGGAAAGAATATTTTAAATTCAGGCTTTGATTTTGACCTCTATGTGCATTTAGGGGCAGGGGCTTATGTATGCGGTGAAGAAACCGGTTTAATCAATTCCCTTGAAGGGAAGCCAGGTCAGCCAAGGTTAAAGCCTCCTTTTCCTGCACAGTACGGTGTGTTTGGAAAACCAACTACGGTAAACAATGTTGAAACAATTGCCTGTGTTCCAGATATTATCAAAAAAGGTGCAGATTGGTTTCTATCAATAGGCCCAGAAAAAAACAATGGAACAAAGATTTATGCAGTTAGCGGGCATGTTAACAATCCCGGTGTATTTGAGCTTCCTATGGGTACGCCGTTGAGGGAGATAATCTATGAGCATGCAGGGGGAATTGTTGGCGGCAAGAAGCTAAAAGCTGTTATCCCAGGTGGCTCTTCAGCCCCTGTGTTAGGCCCCGAACACCTTGACATCCCAATGGATTTTGATTCATTGAAAAAAGTGGGTTCTATGTTAGGTTCTGGTGCAATAATCGTTATGAGTGAAGATACCTGCATGGTTGAAGCATTTACAAGGCTTGCAAAGTTCTATGCACACGAATCTTGCGGCCAGTGCACTCCCTGCAGGGAAGGTACTGCATGGCTTTACAAAATTCTAAAAAGAATTGAGGACAGAGAAGGGAAAAAGGGTGATATAGACCTTATCCTTGATATATGTGGAAAGATAATGGGAAGGACTATTTGCCCATTAGGTGATGCTGCTGTAATGTGCATTAAACCGGCAGTTGAGCGTTTCAGGGATGAGTTTGAGTATCACATTGAGCACAAAAAGTGCATGGTAGAAAATAAAATACCCATATTTTAG
- a CDS encoding NADH-quinone oxidoreductase subunit J family protein, producing MQLAFWILSFIAVFAAVMVILSDRPIVSGLYLLLSFVAVAGIYLTLSAPFIAAMQLVVYAGAIIVLFLFVLMLLNQHREEPSKRSKFVTFVSVIGGILIGLLIYISFLKSKILLSYTKMSAVGGMKNNVETIADVMFGKYFIPFELISLLLLAAMVAAVFLSKKRV from the coding sequence ATGCAGCTGGCGTTCTGGATTTTAAGTTTTATTGCGGTTTTTGCCGCGGTAATGGTAATTTTGTCTGATAGGCCAATTGTTAGTGGATTGTATTTATTGCTTTCTTTTGTGGCTGTAGCTGGTATTTACCTTACTCTATCAGCACCCTTTATTGCTGCTATGCAGCTTGTTGTTTATGCGGGGGCAATCATAGTACTGTTTCTCTTTGTTTTAATGCTTCTTAATCAGCACAGGGAAGAACCTTCAAAGAGAAGTAAATTTGTAACCTTTGTTTCAGTTATAGGCGGAATTTTAATAGGTTTGCTAATTTACATTTCCTTTTTGAAGAGTAAAATTCTTTTATCTTACACAAAGATGAGTGCGGTAGGGGGAATGAAAAACAATGTTGAAACAATTGCTGATGTTATGTTCGGCAAATACTTTATTCCCTTTGAGTTAATCTCTTTGTTACTGCTTGCCGCAATGGTGGCGGCGGTATTCTTATCAAAGAAGAGGGTGTGA
- a CDS encoding 2Fe-2S iron-sulfur cluster-binding protein — protein MISIKINDREYQVEEGKTILEAAREIGIEIPHYCYHPALSIAGNCRMCLVEVKGMPKPMTACSTRVSDGMEIYTDSKIVKEARKGVLEFILLDHPVDCPICDKSGECKLQDYYFEHSAQKSRYEFPKERHKVEKISKKIYLNPNRCVLCTRCVRFLREVTKTYELTTVERGSHAHIVCVDPESLDNNPWASNIADICPVGALGLNEFRFKKRVWFTKKVKAICQGCAAGCNIYVDVSNRKQLLDGDDDEIVRIHTAENRKLGQFFICDEGRYSYKLYNDKENRVKSPILEGEEINFEKAVEVIRKKSNVRKGVVILSPLHSIEENYAAYLFAREKGFDVFRPSSFRKELPEIALYMEEKKAPNDRMLKLMKLPKVSEIEEIDYDFALFLHNVGKIHSKSEVRILSVLKRATFSVVFEPMLSDFGKSANLVLPAPIFVEEDGCYINNKNLVQHSHKACDYMFNARPLWEFLESDFKSGEEIFVRFAKEQLDKDLNYQKLGTEGFEL, from the coding sequence ATGATAAGTATAAAGATAAACGACAGAGAATACCAGGTTGAAGAGGGAAAAACAATCCTTGAAGCGGCAAGGGAAATTGGCATTGAAATACCTCATTACTGTTATCATCCTGCCCTTTCTATTGCAGGTAATTGCAGGATGTGTCTTGTTGAGGTTAAGGGAATGCCAAAACCTATGACTGCCTGCTCAACAAGGGTTTCAGATGGGATGGAGATTTACACAGATTCTAAAATTGTGAAAGAGGCAAGAAAGGGTGTATTGGAATTTATTCTACTTGACCACCCTGTTGATTGTCCTATATGTGACAAATCTGGTGAGTGCAAGCTTCAGGATTACTATTTTGAACACAGTGCTCAAAAGTCAAGGTATGAATTCCCCAAGGAAAGGCACAAAGTTGAAAAAATTAGCAAAAAGATTTATTTGAATCCTAATAGATGTGTCCTTTGCACAAGGTGTGTGAGGTTTTTAAGAGAGGTTACAAAAACTTATGAGCTGACAACTGTTGAAAGAGGCTCACACGCTCATATAGTTTGCGTTGATCCTGAAAGCCTTGACAACAACCCATGGGCATCAAATATAGCTGATATTTGCCCTGTTGGGGCCCTCGGTTTGAACGAATTTAGATTTAAAAAGAGGGTTTGGTTTACAAAAAAAGTAAAGGCGATCTGTCAGGGTTGTGCAGCAGGGTGCAATATATATGTTGATGTATCAAACAGAAAACAGCTGCTTGACGGTGATGACGACGAGATTGTAAGAATTCACACTGCTGAAAATAGAAAGCTGGGACAATTTTTTATTTGTGATGAAGGAAGATACTCATATAAATTGTACAATGATAAAGAAAACAGAGTAAAATCCCCAATCCTTGAAGGAGAAGAAATCAATTTTGAAAAAGCAGTAGAGGTAATAAGGAAAAAATCAAATGTTAGAAAAGGGGTTGTTATACTTTCCCCGCTTCATTCTATTGAGGAAAACTATGCTGCTTATCTCTTTGCAAGGGAGAAGGGGTTCGATGTTTTCAGGCCTTCATCTTTTAGAAAAGAATTACCTGAAATTGCCCTTTATATGGAAGAGAAAAAAGCTCCAAATGATAGGATGCTTAAATTGATGAAGTTACCAAAGGTTTCTGAAATTGAAGAGATTGACTACGACTTTGCTTTATTCTTACACAATGTTGGTAAAATCCATTCAAAAAGTGAGGTAAGAATTTTAAGCGTGTTAAAGAGAGCAACATTTTCAGTTGTTTTTGAACCAATGCTATCAGATTTCGGTAAAAGTGCTAATTTAGTTTTACCTGCACCTATCTTTGTTGAAGAAGACGGGTGTTATATCAATAATAAAAACCTTGTTCAGCATTCGCATAAAGCCTGCGATTATATGTTTAACGCAAGGCCGTTATGGGAATTTCTTGAAAGTGACTTTAAGAGCGGAGAAGAGATTTTTGTTCGTTTTGCTAAAGAACAATTAGATAAAGACCTTAACTACCAGAAGTTAGGGACAGAAGGGTTTGAGTTATGA